The Microbacterium horticulturae genome has a window encoding:
- a CDS encoding helix-turn-helix transcriptional regulator, which translates to MGPEVPLDRTRGVLRPDELPRFTRAEPVGAASELVEWYWVPEWDLPPGVPSCQSVLSYPAANLVIDVEEVTLHGATTRLSHRTLIDSGWAVGALLRPAGFAGLAADTAELVDSERRIGAIDLRTRVARAMRGGLIAEATGIVGHWLVDRIGAPTPEMRLANEMARLLMTDATVLRVEDAAARLNVSVRTLQRLAHRTVGLPPAAMTRRRRLQEAAQRVREHPDEPLSAIAAQLGYTDQAHLANDFRNVLGFTASSYRG; encoded by the coding sequence ATGGGACCGGAGGTGCCGCTCGACCGCACGCGCGGCGTTCTGCGGCCCGACGAGCTGCCGCGTTTCACCCGCGCGGAGCCGGTGGGTGCGGCATCCGAGCTCGTCGAGTGGTACTGGGTTCCCGAGTGGGATCTGCCGCCGGGCGTTCCATCGTGCCAGAGCGTGCTCTCCTATCCCGCGGCGAACCTCGTCATCGACGTCGAGGAGGTGACGCTGCACGGCGCGACCACGCGCCTTTCGCATCGCACGCTGATCGATTCGGGATGGGCTGTGGGCGCGCTGCTGCGGCCGGCAGGGTTCGCCGGTCTCGCCGCGGATACAGCCGAACTCGTCGACAGCGAGCGCCGCATCGGCGCCATCGACCTGCGCACGCGCGTGGCACGGGCGATGCGCGGCGGACTGATCGCGGAGGCCACCGGGATCGTGGGGCACTGGCTCGTCGATCGCATCGGTGCCCCGACGCCCGAGATGCGGCTCGCGAACGAGATGGCGCGCCTGCTCATGACCGACGCGACGGTTCTGCGGGTCGAAGATGCGGCGGCGCGGCTGAACGTCTCGGTGCGCACCCTGCAGCGGCTCGCACATCGTACGGTCGGGCTGCCGCCCGCGGCGATGACCCGGCGCCGGCGGCTGCAAGAAGCCGCACAGCGCGTCCGTGAGCACCCCGATGAGCCCCTGTCGGCGATCGCCGCGCAGCTCGGGTACACCGATCAGGCCCACCTGGCGAACGACTTCCGGAACGTGCTGGGGTTCACGGCGTCTTCGTACCGAGGATGA
- a CDS encoding VOC family protein: MDTTENTTGVSGAHTTDGRPNGATSLTPFLAIANARAALDFYRDVFGARIVDATEFDGVVVHATVDFGLGCLQIGDPSPAYGLVPAPDGDEDCYSMGLYLPDVDAATERAVATGATVREAPSTFVSGDRYASIRDPFGVRWSLMTRVEDLSEEESAARVAEWAAAQQA, from the coding sequence ATGGACACGACAGAGAACACCACCGGCGTCTCCGGCGCCCACACCACCGATGGCCGCCCGAACGGCGCCACGAGCCTCACCCCGTTCCTCGCGATAGCGAACGCGCGGGCCGCCCTCGACTTCTACCGCGATGTGTTCGGCGCGCGCATCGTCGACGCGACCGAGTTCGACGGCGTCGTCGTGCACGCCACCGTCGACTTCGGCCTCGGCTGCCTGCAGATCGGAGACCCCTCACCCGCGTACGGGCTCGTTCCCGCACCGGACGGCGACGAGGACTGCTATTCGATGGGACTGTACCTGCCGGACGTGGATGCCGCGACCGAGCGCGCCGTCGCCACCGGAGCGACCGTGCGCGAGGCGCCCTCGACGTTCGTCTCCGGGGACCGATACGCGAGCATCCGCGACCCGTTCGGGGTGCGCTGGTCGTTGATGACCCGTGTCGAGGACCTCAGCGAAGAGGAGAGCGCCGCGCGCGTGGCCGAATGGGCCGCCGCACAGCAGGCCTGA
- a CDS encoding histidine--tRNA ligase yields the protein MRDFLPADKARRERVLAVIRERYRAHGFDEIETPVMEEYARLHAGVGGDNEKLAYNILRRGLDAEAIRAAADDPAQLTDLGLRYDLTVPLARFFASHRGELPSVFHAIQIAPVWRAERPQKGRYRQFMQCDIDIIGDASARAEAELAVATLDTLDALGLEGGGIRINDRRLLDWMLEHFGFAPDTRPGVLITIDKLDKIGPDGVAAELRERGADVAAVDAFQAFLRRPQTLEFRPFGEGQVRKALPEGAPDDVVAHLVGIGEAVAAARPGGDGPGGVPLVFDPFLVRGMGYYTGTIFELSHPSVSYSLGGGGRYDGMIGRFLGQDVPAVGFSIGFERIVDLVEQGVDTAAESVVLVHDKDVPIAELAAHKARLIAGGARVRLETRTKNLRGLLERATADGYTAFATVSAGQNELETKPLV from the coding sequence ATGCGCGACTTCCTCCCCGCCGACAAGGCCCGCCGCGAGCGCGTGCTCGCCGTCATCCGCGAGCGCTATCGCGCGCACGGGTTCGACGAGATCGAGACGCCCGTGATGGAGGAATACGCCCGGTTGCACGCCGGTGTGGGCGGTGACAACGAGAAGCTCGCCTACAACATCCTGCGCCGCGGGCTCGACGCCGAAGCCATCCGCGCCGCGGCCGACGACCCGGCACAGCTCACCGATCTCGGGCTGCGCTATGACCTCACGGTTCCGCTCGCGCGTTTCTTCGCCAGCCATCGTGGCGAACTGCCGAGTGTCTTCCACGCGATCCAGATCGCGCCGGTGTGGCGCGCAGAGCGACCGCAGAAGGGCCGCTACCGCCAGTTCATGCAGTGTGACATCGACATCATCGGCGACGCGTCAGCGCGGGCCGAGGCCGAGCTGGCCGTCGCGACGCTCGACACACTCGACGCGCTGGGCCTCGAGGGCGGCGGCATCCGCATCAACGACCGCCGGTTGCTCGACTGGATGCTGGAGCACTTCGGCTTCGCACCAGACACCCGCCCGGGTGTGCTCATCACGATCGACAAGCTCGACAAGATCGGGCCCGACGGCGTCGCCGCCGAGCTGCGCGAGCGCGGAGCCGACGTTGCGGCCGTCGACGCGTTCCAGGCGTTCCTTCGACGTCCACAGACTCTCGAGTTCCGCCCGTTCGGCGAAGGACAGGTGCGCAAAGCGCTGCCCGAAGGCGCGCCCGACGACGTGGTCGCGCACCTCGTCGGCATCGGTGAGGCAGTGGCGGCGGCGCGCCCCGGGGGCGACGGACCGGGCGGGGTGCCGCTCGTGTTCGACCCGTTCCTCGTGCGCGGCATGGGGTACTACACGGGCACGATCTTCGAGCTGTCGCACCCGAGCGTGAGCTATTCGCTCGGCGGTGGCGGGCGCTACGACGGCATGATCGGCCGCTTCCTCGGGCAGGACGTGCCTGCGGTCGGGTTCTCGATCGGATTCGAGCGGATCGTCGATCTCGTCGAGCAGGGGGTGGATACCGCGGCCGAGTCGGTCGTGCTCGTGCACGACAAGGACGTGCCGATCGCTGAGCTGGCAGCCCACAAGGCCCGCCTGATCGCCGGCGGTGCGCGCGTGCGGCTGGAGACGCGCACGAAGAACCTCAGGGGGCTCCTTGAGCGCGCGACCGCCGACGGCTACACCGCGTTCGCGACGGTCAGTGCCGGTCAGAACGAGCTGGAGACGAAGCCGCTGGTCTGA
- a CDS encoding MazG family protein: MPQPGPVASDPLRRVAEVMHAVRDRCVWTQQITHRDLVPYLVEESAELIDAVEAGTRDDMREELGDLLWQVLFHAEIAARDTEEPFDIDDVAAGLEQKMVRRHPHVFGDAVARTPDEVLVLWNAAKAVEKRERRSVLDGVSQRMPSLALAQKLLGRSAEVAEAPRVVASAEPETEAELGDALLALVAHARVNGWDAERALRERLRALEADVRRAEADLEE, encoded by the coding sequence ATGCCGCAGCCGGGGCCCGTGGCATCCGACCCTCTCCGGCGGGTCGCCGAGGTCATGCACGCGGTGCGCGACCGCTGCGTGTGGACGCAGCAGATCACCCATCGCGACCTCGTTCCATACCTCGTCGAGGAGAGCGCCGAGCTCATCGACGCCGTCGAAGCGGGCACGCGAGACGACATGCGCGAAGAGCTCGGCGATCTGCTCTGGCAGGTGCTGTTCCACGCCGAGATCGCCGCGCGTGACACCGAGGAGCCCTTCGACATCGACGACGTCGCGGCGGGTCTCGAGCAGAAGATGGTGCGTCGGCATCCGCATGTGTTCGGCGACGCCGTCGCACGCACGCCCGACGAGGTGCTCGTGCTGTGGAACGCCGCGAAGGCCGTCGAGAAGCGCGAGCGCCGGTCGGTGCTCGACGGCGTGAGCCAGCGGATGCCGTCGCTCGCCCTCGCGCAGAAGCTGCTCGGTCGATCGGCCGAGGTCGCCGAGGCGCCGCGGGTCGTGGCGTCTGCGGAACCTGAGACCGAGGCGGAGCTCGGTGATGCGCTGCTCGCGCTCGTGGCTCACGCCCGTGTGAACGGGTGGGATGCCGAGAGGGCGCTGCGCGAACGGCTGCGAGCGCTTGAGGCCGATGTACGGCGTGCCGAGGCCGACCTGGAAGAATAG
- a CDS encoding alpha/beta fold hydrolase: MTTQMAATVEGEGPLVVFGHGLTNDGRTMEDAGIFDFAPIVAAGFRLLRLDWPAHGASEGPLEAAAYTWTSLADDFLALTDELQPDAPVAAIGCSMGTGSILTAAVRRPDRFSRLVLTAPPTAWETRAAQGDMYRQMADLVETQGLATLERAQAAVPAQGIFAELDTPLPVRVSERLLPTVLRGAAEADLPPRDAIRGLGVPTLILSWSDDPGHPVSTGEQLHELIPDSRFAVAGTLAETRAWGAAIADFLSEGE; this comes from the coding sequence ATGACAACGCAGATGGCAGCGACGGTCGAGGGCGAAGGGCCGCTCGTCGTCTTCGGTCACGGGCTCACCAACGACGGCCGCACGATGGAGGACGCGGGCATCTTCGACTTCGCGCCGATCGTGGCGGCCGGTTTCCGGCTCCTGCGGCTGGACTGGCCGGCGCACGGCGCGTCCGAGGGACCGCTCGAGGCCGCCGCCTACACGTGGACGAGCCTCGCCGACGACTTCCTCGCGCTCACCGATGAGCTGCAGCCCGATGCGCCGGTGGCCGCGATCGGGTGCTCGATGGGCACCGGGTCGATCCTGACGGCCGCCGTCCGCCGGCCCGATCGCTTCTCGCGTCTTGTGCTCACGGCGCCCCCGACGGCGTGGGAGACGCGCGCGGCCCAGGGCGACATGTATCGGCAGATGGCCGATCTCGTCGAGACGCAGGGCCTGGCCACCCTCGAACGCGCACAGGCCGCCGTGCCCGCGCAGGGGATCTTCGCCGAGCTTGATACGCCGCTGCCGGTCCGCGTCTCCGAGCGGCTGCTGCCCACGGTGCTGCGGGGGGCCGCCGAGGCGGACCTGCCTCCGCGGGACGCTATCCGGGGGCTGGGTGTGCCCACGCTGATCCTCAGCTGGAGCGACGACCCGGGGCATCCCGTCTCCACCGGCGAGCAGCTGCACGAGCTGATCCCCGATTCGCGCTTCGCCGTGGCCGGGACGCTCGCCGAGACCCGGGCATGGGGAGCGGCCATCGCCGATTTCCTGTCGGAAGGGGAATGA
- a CDS encoding Na+/H+ antiporter NhaA, translated as MSHPLRSPRLAAVLLLLAAACGILLANSPAADAVFRVQHFALGIPHTPFDLDVGEWIADGLLAVFFFTVAVELQFELTSGQLRSARNALLPAIAAAGGVAAPIVVYLLIAAPAGWGQGWPVPTATDIAFALGVLAVVGRGLPARVRVFLLALAILDDIIGIVFIAVLFAHDVSFGMLLLALVLIVVFGVLSRTLGGRFGRSIVAVMIVVAVAAWAVMLASGVHATIAGVLLGLAVSQRPGMRAAHVLEPWVNGVVLPLFALSAALVAIPSAGTLSPVFWGIALALPVGKLIGIAGTAAIAQKLLRLAPADRIHFADLIAAGTLGGIGFTVSLLLANLAFLADPDIRDQAVLGVLCGSLAALAVAAVVVSWRARAHRRQQA; from the coding sequence ATGTCCCACCCCTTGCGTTCTCCCCGCCTGGCCGCGGTCCTGCTGCTGCTCGCGGCGGCCTGCGGCATCCTGCTGGCGAACTCGCCGGCGGCCGACGCGGTCTTCCGGGTGCAGCACTTCGCGCTCGGCATCCCGCACACGCCCTTCGATCTCGATGTCGGGGAGTGGATCGCCGATGGGCTGCTCGCGGTGTTCTTCTTCACGGTCGCCGTCGAACTGCAGTTCGAGCTCACGAGCGGCCAGCTGCGGTCGGCGCGCAACGCGCTGCTGCCGGCCATCGCAGCGGCCGGCGGCGTGGCGGCGCCGATCGTCGTCTACCTGCTGATCGCCGCGCCCGCCGGGTGGGGGCAGGGCTGGCCGGTGCCGACCGCGACCGACATCGCCTTCGCGCTGGGCGTGCTGGCCGTGGTCGGGCGCGGCCTGCCCGCGCGGGTACGTGTGTTCCTTCTGGCTCTCGCGATCCTCGACGACATCATCGGTATCGTGTTCATCGCCGTGCTCTTCGCCCACGATGTGAGCTTCGGGATGCTGCTGCTCGCGCTCGTGCTCATCGTGGTGTTCGGCGTGCTCAGCCGCACGCTGGGCGGCCGCTTCGGCCGGTCGATCGTCGCCGTGATGATCGTCGTGGCGGTCGCGGCGTGGGCGGTGATGCTCGCCTCTGGCGTGCACGCGACGATCGCGGGCGTGCTGCTGGGTCTTGCCGTCTCGCAGCGGCCCGGCATGCGGGCGGCCCACGTACTCGAGCCGTGGGTGAACGGAGTCGTGCTGCCGCTGTTCGCGCTGTCGGCGGCCCTCGTGGCGATTCCGAGTGCCGGCACGCTCTCACCGGTGTTCTGGGGTATCGCGCTGGCATTGCCCGTCGGCAAGCTCATCGGCATCGCCGGCACCGCCGCGATCGCGCAGAAGCTGCTGCGTCTGGCTCCGGCCGACCGCATCCACTTTGCCGATCTGATCGCCGCGGGCACGCTGGGCGGCATCGGGTTCACGGTCTCGCTGCTGCTGGCGAACCTTGCGTTCCTCGCCGATCCGGACATCCGCGACCAGGCCGTGCTCGGTGTGTTGTGCGGGTCGCTCGCCGCTCTCGCCGTGGCGGCGGTGGTCGTATCGTGGCGTGCACGAGCGCACAGGAGGCAGCAGGCATGA